A portion of the Oxynema aestuarii AP17 genome contains these proteins:
- a CDS encoding molybdopterin oxidoreductase family protein, whose amino-acid sequence MSESTKTLCPYCGVGCGLEVSPPAARGQATHRDSQGTPIWKVKGDRAHPSSEGMVCVKGATVSESLSKNRLKAPMMRESLDRPFRRVSWDEALDAIVRRLQTVRFTQGPEAICMYGSGQFQTEDYYIAQKLLKGCLGTNNFDANSRLCMSSAVAGYIQSFGSDGPPPCYDDLEKTDCAFLIGTNTAECHPIVFNRLRKHHKRNKHVKLIVVDPRRTSTAEVADLHLAIKPGTDIDLLNGIAHLLLKAGDLNTLFIDECTSGFAQYAQILEHYPPDAVADRCGISIEDLETAARYWGESDRVLSLWSMGMNQSSEGTAKVRTLINLHLMTAQIGRPGAGPFSLTGQPNAMGGREAGGLANLLPGYRLVKNAEHRREIEQFWEVPPGRIAPEVGRTAWEMITGLETGEVGVLWIAATNPAVSMPDLERTKAALRRSPFTIYQDAYYPTETAEFAHVILPAAQWSEKTGVMTNSERTVTLCPAFRRPPGQARPDWEIFAEVGRRLGFREQFAFANSAEVYAEFVRVTRDRVCDMTGISHARLLEQGPIQWPCPLEETEIANPPNLKRLYSDWRFPTPDGRARFAAYHSKGLAEPPNPDYPFVLTTGRLYGHWHTQTRTGRIEKTTKMHPNPFIEIHPRHATQLGIADGEMVEVRSRRGHARFPAKITRAIAPGTVFVPMHWGALWADNAEANALTHPHACPDSGQPELKACAVALAKVTDANQTVATEVTLPVPALTS is encoded by the coding sequence ATGTCTGAATCCACCAAAACTCTGTGTCCCTACTGCGGTGTCGGTTGTGGATTGGAAGTCTCGCCGCCCGCCGCCCGAGGACAAGCGACCCATCGAGATTCCCAAGGGACTCCCATCTGGAAGGTGAAGGGCGATCGCGCCCATCCCTCCAGCGAGGGCATGGTGTGCGTCAAAGGTGCCACCGTCAGCGAATCTCTCAGTAAAAATCGACTCAAAGCGCCGATGATGCGCGAGTCCCTCGATCGCCCCTTCCGGCGGGTCAGTTGGGACGAAGCCCTCGACGCGATCGTGCGACGCCTGCAAACGGTGCGCTTTACCCAAGGCCCCGAAGCCATCTGCATGTACGGTTCCGGTCAATTCCAAACCGAGGACTACTACATCGCCCAAAAACTCCTCAAAGGTTGTCTGGGAACCAACAACTTCGACGCCAACTCGCGCCTGTGCATGTCCTCGGCGGTCGCGGGCTACATTCAAAGCTTCGGGTCCGACGGTCCGCCGCCGTGCTACGACGATTTAGAGAAAACCGATTGCGCCTTTCTGATCGGCACCAATACCGCCGAATGCCACCCGATCGTCTTCAACCGCTTACGCAAGCATCACAAGCGCAACAAGCACGTCAAGCTGATCGTCGTCGATCCCCGGCGCACCAGTACCGCCGAAGTCGCCGACTTGCACCTGGCGATTAAACCGGGAACCGATATCGACCTGCTCAACGGGATCGCCCATCTGTTATTAAAAGCAGGGGATCTCAACACTCTCTTTATCGACGAATGTACTTCCGGCTTTGCCCAATACGCCCAAATTCTGGAGCATTATCCCCCGGATGCGGTTGCCGATCGCTGCGGAATTTCCATCGAAGATTTAGAAACCGCCGCCCGCTACTGGGGCGAGTCCGATCGCGTTTTGTCCCTGTGGTCGATGGGAATGAACCAATCGAGTGAAGGGACGGCGAAAGTTCGCACCCTGATTAATTTGCACCTGATGACGGCTCAAATCGGACGTCCGGGGGCCGGACCGTTCTCCCTGACGGGTCAGCCCAATGCGATGGGGGGTCGCGAAGCCGGGGGCTTGGCGAATTTACTCCCCGGTTATCGGTTGGTGAAAAATGCCGAACACCGCCGGGAAATCGAACAGTTCTGGGAGGTGCCCCCCGGTCGCATTGCTCCCGAGGTCGGGCGCACGGCGTGGGAGATGATAACGGGTTTGGAAACGGGAGAGGTCGGCGTTTTGTGGATTGCGGCGACCAATCCGGCGGTGAGTATGCCGGATCTGGAACGGACGAAAGCGGCGTTGAGGCGATCGCCGTTCACGATTTATCAAGATGCCTACTATCCCACGGAAACCGCCGAATTCGCCCACGTGATTTTACCGGCGGCCCAGTGGAGCGAAAAAACTGGGGTGATGACCAATTCCGAACGCACGGTCACTTTATGTCCCGCTTTTCGCCGTCCCCCGGGACAAGCGCGCCCAGATTGGGAGATTTTTGCGGAGGTCGGGCGGCGTTTGGGCTTTCGCGAACAGTTCGCGTTTGCCAATTCGGCGGAGGTTTACGCTGAATTTGTGCGCGTCACCCGCGATCGCGTCTGCGACATGACGGGAATCAGCCACGCCCGCTTACTCGAACAAGGACCGATCCAGTGGCCCTGTCCCCTGGAAGAGACCGAAATCGCCAATCCGCCGAATCTCAAGCGGCTTTATAGCGATTGGCGCTTTCCCACCCCCGACGGTCGCGCCCGCTTTGCGGCTTACCATTCTAAAGGACTCGCCGAACCGCCGAACCCCGATTATCCTTTTGTGTTGACCACCGGGCGCCTGTACGGTCACTGGCACACCCAAACCCGTACCGGACGGATCGAGAAAACGACCAAGATGCATCCCAATCCTTTTATTGAAATTCACCCGCGCCATGCGACTCAGTTGGGGATTGCGGATGGGGAGATGGTGGAGGTGCGATCGCGTCGCGGTCACGCCCGTTTTCCTGCTAAAATTACTCGGGCGATCGCCCCCGGAACCGTCTTCGTCCCCATGCACTGGGGCGCCCTGTGGGCCGACAACGCCGAAGCCAACGCCCTCACCCACCCTCACGCCTGTCCTGACTCGGGTCAACCGGAATTAAAAGCTTGCGCCGTCGCCTTAGCCAAAGTCACTGACGCTAACCAAACTGTCGCCACGGAAGTGACCCTTCCCGTTCCGGCTCTGACGTCGTAA
- a CDS encoding phosphate-starvation-inducible PsiE family protein, with the protein MRKLRKFLNSLEFLVDDSTFLHVIENIQNIVAKILSLVMIVVILVAVFDLIIFLGNMLFFSRTEFIEKQLFEIFGLFLNLLISIEILENITAYLKKHTLQVELVIVTSLIAVARKIIIFSFEKYSGTDLLGLGIAIFALSIGYWIIRQMNSKREA; encoded by the coding sequence ATGCGGAAATTGCGAAAGTTCTTAAATAGCCTCGAATTTTTGGTTGACGATTCGACTTTTCTGCACGTTATCGAAAACATTCAAAATATCGTCGCTAAAATTCTATCGCTCGTCATGATCGTAGTAATTTTAGTTGCCGTTTTCGATTTAATTATTTTTCTCGGCAATATGCTGTTTTTTTCCCGAACAGAATTTATCGAAAAACAGTTATTTGAAATCTTCGGGTTGTTTTTGAATTTGCTTATTTCCATTGAGATCTTAGAGAACATCACGGCTTACTTAAAAAAACACACCCTTCAAGTCGAGTTAGTGATTGTCACCTCTCTCATTGCCGTCGCCCGTAAGATTATTATCTTCAGCTTTGAAAAGTATTCGGGAACGGACTTACTCGGATTGGGAATAGCTATTTTTGCCCTCTCAATCGGTTACTGGATTATCCGTCAAATGAATAGCAAGCGTGAGGCTTGA
- a CDS encoding nitrate reductase associated protein, whose amino-acid sequence MSEFFQFESDFVESLRCIPMQVRYKLDTCGVKLKLAHWHQFPESVRQDLVDRPCQNAGEIDAYRHELQQQVLQYNDRPAKDLDVDPNPPWLNPAEVPEAVGEKAREFNVNLTVKQWQTLTPLQRFALIKLSRSGHENRNFLPALREFGLANSVQD is encoded by the coding sequence ATGTCTGAATTTTTTCAATTTGAATCGGATTTTGTAGAATCTCTACGCTGTATTCCCATGCAAGTTCGCTACAAACTCGATACTTGTGGCGTTAAACTTAAATTGGCTCACTGGCATCAATTCCCCGAAAGCGTGCGTCAAGATTTAGTCGATCGCCCCTGCCAGAATGCGGGGGAAATTGATGCCTATCGTCACGAATTACAACAACAAGTTTTACAGTACAACGATCGCCCCGCCAAAGATTTAGACGTCGATCCGAATCCACCGTGGTTGAATCCTGCCGAAGTTCCCGAAGCCGTGGGAGAAAAAGCCCGGGAATTTAACGTTAACTTAACGGTGAAACAGTGGCAAACTCTCACCCCCCTACAGCGTTTTGCCTTAATTAAACTCAGTCGGTCGGGACATGAAAACCGTAACTTTCTGCCCGCCTTACGCGAGTTCGGCCTCGCCAATTCCGTGCAAGATTAA
- a CDS encoding methyl-accepting chemotaxis protein — protein MKITKRLRDSALILLSFAIVNVIAIYSLVDRMTDDGRVVNYTGIVRGGTQRLVKLELVNLPQPGLIDELDRIINGLIRSDPDLGLPEPQDPHFLEKMQRVEREWQLLKTTIARARENPQWRQALLEESEVFFKLTDAATHAAEEFAQEKVRVSKNSQLILFGLNLLVLIGIYLLVRVLQIQLKNNISTIASSSTEIASSLTEYDEIASLQASSVKQTTTTASELSSTSISCAKEAERTQEAASEVTDLVASQIEQIPQTLMQMRELKTRVGEIAIQIAQLSDRTANIHQISQTVSHFATQTHLLALNASIEASRVTQGGQGFGIVASEIRKLADESHRSTQQIRTIADEIRQATATTEMAMNEGRQTLDEALTVLDHTIASFEEVDRAIARVLHSSQTISQRAEQQAIAIQQLFEAMNAIDRTTVENVQGIGQIKEGVQQLNQVAIDLKTMV, from the coding sequence ATGAAAATCACGAAAAGATTGCGAGACTCTGCCTTAATTCTTCTCAGTTTTGCGATCGTCAATGTCATTGCAATTTACTCCCTCGTCGATCGCATGACCGATGACGGTCGCGTAGTTAATTATACCGGGATTGTTCGCGGAGGAACCCAGCGTCTCGTCAAACTAGAACTAGTAAATTTACCGCAACCCGGTTTAATCGACGAACTCGATCGCATTATCAATGGTTTGATTCGATCCGATCCAGATTTAGGACTTCCCGAGCCTCAAGACCCCCACTTTTTAGAAAAAATGCAACGAGTCGAACGAGAATGGCAGCTTTTAAAAACGACGATCGCCAGGGCGAGGGAAAATCCGCAATGGCGTCAAGCCTTGTTAGAAGAAAGTGAAGTTTTTTTCAAATTAACTGATGCAGCCACTCATGCGGCTGAAGAATTCGCTCAAGAAAAAGTGAGAGTTTCCAAAAACAGCCAATTAATTTTATTTGGGTTAAACTTACTCGTCTTAATCGGAATTTACCTACTCGTTAGAGTCCTTCAGATTCAGCTAAAAAATAATATTAGTACGATCGCCAGTTCCTCCACAGAAATTGCTTCGAGTTTGACCGAATATGACGAGATCGCCAGCTTGCAAGCGAGTTCGGTCAAACAAACAACCACCACCGCCAGTGAATTAAGTAGCACCTCTATTTCTTGTGCCAAAGAAGCGGAACGAACTCAAGAGGCAGCATCGGAAGTCACGGACTTGGTCGCCAGTCAAATCGAGCAAATTCCACAAACTCTCATGCAAATGAGAGAACTCAAGACTCGGGTCGGCGAAATTGCCATCCAGATTGCCCAATTGAGCGATCGCACTGCAAATATTCATCAAATCTCTCAAACCGTCAGTCATTTTGCCACTCAAACCCACTTACTGGCGCTCAATGCGTCCATCGAAGCCAGTCGCGTGACTCAAGGAGGGCAAGGGTTCGGGATTGTCGCCAGCGAAATTCGCAAACTCGCTGACGAGAGTCATCGTTCGACCCAACAAATTCGGACAATTGCCGACGAAATCCGACAGGCGACTGCGACAACGGAAATGGCGATGAATGAGGGCCGTCAAACCCTCGACGAGGCCCTCACCGTTCTCGACCATACGATCGCCTCCTTTGAAGAGGTGGATCGCGCGATCGCCCGGGTCCTCCACAGCAGCCAGACGATTTCGCAACGGGCCGAACAACAGGCGATCGCCATTCAACAACTCTTTGAAGCCATGAATGCCATCGATCGCACCACGGTAGAAAACGTGCAAGGTATCGGTCAAATTAAAGAAGGCGTGCAACAGCTCAATCAAGTCGCAATCGACTTAAAAACTATGGTCTAA
- a CDS encoding ATP-binding protein, which translates to MTNQIPPDFLRDVAKKRGVSDAELETVIMALDGNSTAAIASMLEISNIAVRKRLGEVYRKFNIYGRGPGKLAELRHQLYYQYQSNEGEPSSSEPESTGPAPIVLGSRHQDWGEAPDVSDFYGRSEELQILEELVSEDRCRLVVLLGMAGIGKTVLSVQLAKQLESDFDYVVWRSLAGSPAPEEVIGDLLQFLSGQKRPDMPNDLNGRISRLLDYLRERRCLIVFDDFETLLRGGELAGNYRSGYEGYRKLIERLGETPHESCLLIATAEEPAEIALLKGEKVRSVQPMDSDEIARELFDEKGVVATDKEWQELAKRYGDNLLAYKIVAATIKEFFNGNVSSFLKATELFVEDTLNELLEQQFNRLSPSEEEIMYWLAIERTPVSLSRLREDLLLPVSLSELLKNLESLARRSLIEKQDSTGETSFTLQPLIMKFVTNKLVANSCMEIQEYARTKKIDNIRIWMSHNLGKESAAPKKTSKSERISSILMLVKNQLQFLFMRTGSYEETIELLKQMSSVLEDKSQLEVGYAQENLRQLLAAMAA; encoded by the coding sequence TTGACGAACCAAATTCCTCCTGATTTTCTTAGAGATGTAGCCAAAAAGCGGGGCGTCTCCGATGCCGAACTCGAAACGGTGATCATGGCATTAGACGGAAACTCGACCGCCGCGATCGCCAGTATGCTGGAAATCAGCAACATTGCCGTCCGCAAACGTCTCGGCGAAGTCTATAGAAAATTCAACATCTACGGTCGCGGCCCTGGCAAATTAGCCGAACTGCGCCATCAACTTTACTATCAGTATCAATCCAACGAAGGAGAACCGAGCAGCAGCGAACCGGAATCAACCGGACCGGCGCCGATTGTCTTGGGAAGTCGCCATCAAGATTGGGGCGAAGCGCCCGACGTGTCCGACTTTTACGGACGTTCCGAAGAACTGCAAATTTTGGAAGAGTTAGTCTCGGAAGATCGGTGCCGTTTGGTGGTCTTGCTGGGAATGGCGGGCATCGGTAAAACAGTTCTGTCCGTGCAACTGGCGAAACAACTCGAAAGTGACTTCGATTATGTCGTCTGGCGATCGCTGGCCGGATCTCCGGCGCCGGAAGAGGTCATCGGCGACTTGTTGCAGTTCCTTTCCGGTCAAAAACGCCCCGACATGCCCAACGATCTCAACGGACGCATTTCGCGACTGTTAGATTACTTGCGCGAACGCCGATGCTTAATTGTCTTCGACGATTTCGAGACCCTGCTGCGCGGTGGCGAACTCGCCGGGAACTATCGCAGTGGCTACGAAGGCTACCGCAAGCTGATCGAACGCTTGGGCGAAACCCCCCACGAAAGCTGCTTGCTGATAGCCACGGCAGAAGAACCCGCAGAAATTGCCTTACTCAAAGGCGAAAAAGTCCGATCCGTTCAACCGATGGACTCCGACGAAATCGCCCGCGAACTGTTTGACGAAAAAGGCGTAGTCGCGACGGATAAAGAATGGCAAGAACTGGCCAAACGCTACGGCGATAACCTGCTGGCGTACAAAATTGTCGCCGCGACGATTAAGGAATTTTTCAACGGCAACGTTTCGAGCTTCCTCAAAGCGACGGAACTGTTCGTAGAAGATACCCTCAACGAGCTGTTAGAGCAGCAATTCAATCGTTTGTCGCCGTCGGAAGAAGAAATTATGTACTGGCTGGCGATCGAACGCACCCCAGTCTCGCTGTCGCGCTTGCGCGAAGATTTGCTCCTTCCGGTGTCTTTATCGGAACTGCTCAAAAATCTCGAATCCCTGGCGCGGCGATCGCTCATTGAAAAACAAGATTCCACGGGCGAAACCTCCTTTACCTTACAGCCGTTAATCATGAAATTCGTCACCAACAAATTGGTGGCCAATAGCTGTATGGAAATTCAAGAATACGCCCGCACCAAGAAAATTGATAACATCCGCATTTGGATGAGTCACAATCTCGGTAAAGAATCCGCCGCTCCTAAAAAAACCAGCAAATCCGAGCGCATTTCTTCGATCCTGATGTTGGTGAAAAACCAATTGCAATTCCTGTTCATGCGAACGGGCAGCTACGAGGAAACGATCGAACTGCTCAAGCAAATGTCATCGGTACTCGAAGACAAATCGCAGCTCGAAGTCGGTTACGCCCAAGAAAACCTGCGGCAGTTACTCGCAGCGATGGCCGCCTAA
- a CDS encoding serine/threonine-protein kinase: MSYCINPHCSHRENPDGATHCQSCGTSLLVDDRYQILRPLRPPNPAAMTDVYEVKDWGTNQLNWGEIKVLKIFKFTHNPKLVRLFRREARVLMWLRHPGIPKVEPDGYFTVTLPRNKIVHGLVMEKIEGENLEQWLSENGAISTDRALDWLQQLTELLHVIHQHNLGHRDLKPSNLILRPNGELALVDFGTVAEFGADSQTRVGTSGYAAPEQLEGKATRQSDFFALGRTFVHLLSGLSPMEFPETDKGELQWRDRVADLERPLADAIDELMAPDWKARAQHTKIILQRLEQIRAQLKSSQERPGSGRSLLWKAALPWVGIAGVVGVGWRVLSPAVQLYWNHAIAPNISQQFNELTVTNFQDKNFEKALLFGQLALNFDRDNSYASYNLAMVYEEKEDYRRATEYYERAIADGEPRTQLRATNNLARLQIWRAGDTQGAIARLSDALERARHYEKIDPQTLSDLYKNLGWAYFQENRNREAERQLREAIALDDRNIAAYCLLAQTLERTPDDDRGGNAPPPLLPWKQCARDSDLVINPETRVWQMMARQRLDEPHAASRSLPTPSTSP; this comes from the coding sequence GTGAGTTACTGCATTAATCCTCACTGTTCCCACCGGGAAAATCCTGATGGCGCAACTCACTGTCAGAGTTGTGGGACGAGCTTGCTCGTTGACGATCGCTATCAAATACTGCGCCCCTTGCGTCCCCCCAATCCCGCCGCCATGACCGACGTATACGAAGTCAAAGATTGGGGAACGAATCAACTCAATTGGGGCGAAATCAAAGTTTTAAAAATCTTCAAATTCACCCACAATCCCAAATTAGTGCGCCTGTTTCGACGAGAAGCACGGGTTTTGATGTGGCTGAGACATCCCGGCATTCCCAAAGTCGAACCGGACGGCTATTTCACCGTGACCTTGCCCCGTAACAAAATCGTTCACGGTTTGGTCATGGAAAAAATCGAAGGGGAAAACTTAGAACAATGGCTGTCCGAGAACGGCGCGATCTCGACAGACCGAGCCCTCGATTGGCTGCAACAGTTAACCGAACTGCTCCACGTCATCCATCAACACAATCTCGGCCATCGAGACCTCAAACCGTCCAATCTGATTTTGCGTCCCAACGGCGAACTCGCCCTCGTCGACTTTGGTACCGTCGCCGAATTCGGCGCCGACAGCCAAACCCGGGTGGGAACCAGTGGTTATGCCGCTCCCGAACAACTCGAAGGGAAAGCAACCCGACAGTCGGACTTTTTTGCCCTGGGGCGCACCTTCGTTCACTTACTCTCGGGCTTGTCGCCGATGGAATTTCCCGAAACGGACAAAGGGGAATTACAGTGGCGCGATCGCGTTGCCGACCTAGAGCGACCGTTAGCCGACGCGATCGACGAACTGATGGCGCCCGATTGGAAAGCGCGAGCGCAACATACCAAAATCATTTTGCAGCGTTTGGAGCAGATCCGAGCGCAATTAAAATCGAGCCAGGAGCGCCCGGGGTCGGGGCGATCGCTCCTCTGGAAAGCGGCCCTACCCTGGGTCGGGATCGCGGGCGTAGTCGGGGTGGGATGGCGAGTGCTCAGCCCGGCAGTACAACTGTACTGGAATCACGCGATCGCACCGAACATTTCCCAACAGTTCAACGAGCTGACCGTGACCAATTTTCAAGATAAAAACTTTGAAAAAGCCCTTCTATTCGGCCAACTCGCCTTGAACTTCGATCGCGACAACAGCTATGCGTCTTACAACTTGGCGATGGTCTACGAAGAAAAAGAAGATTACCGACGCGCCACAGAATATTACGAACGGGCGATCGCCGACGGCGAACCGAGAACCCAATTGCGCGCCACCAATAACTTAGCGCGCTTGCAAATTTGGAGAGCGGGAGATACCCAAGGGGCGATCGCCCGCCTGAGCGACGCCTTAGAACGGGCGCGACATTACGAAAAGATCGACCCGCAAACCCTCTCAGACCTGTACAAAAACCTGGGATGGGCGTATTTTCAAGAAAACCGCAATCGCGAAGCCGAACGCCAGTTGCGAGAGGCGATCGCCCTCGACGATCGCAATATCGCCGCCTACTGCCTGTTGGCCCAAACCCTCGAACGAACCCCCGACGACGACCGGGGCGGGAACGCCCCTCCCCCCTTACTGCCCTGGAAACAGTGCGCCCGAGATAGCGATCTCGTTATCAATCCCGAAACGCGGGTTTGGCAGATGATGGCTCGCCAGCGCTTGGACGAACCGCACGCCGCCTCGCGATCGCTGCCTACCCCGTCAACTTCCCCGTGA
- a CDS encoding HEAT repeat domain-containing protein has translation MSPSSADLLARANAASAGGNWSQVLDCLQQLLARDDEAPGDRHGGTTAAIALQLTLDSLANGDFRQRWEATKLLPYFGEAAIAPLLVWIGDRAVDGELRWFAVRAATDLLRHPVSSQTRTTTIAALANLLAAEEDDDLRDAATSALAELGEGAIDILAELMQEPQSRRLAVRAIAQIQHPRVVEPLLAAIADPDVEVRAIAWEAAIALDDPRLPSLLLKALDDPSARVRRQGAIGLGLWAARGSLDDRLPECDLVRRLRDRLWDLNLEVCQQAAIALGRLDSPAAAAALSELFAAETTPMPLKLAAVRALGWMSVPEAVDALQGAIQLCCRGGNEGEKLPAAFAAEIAAVLGRQSESPLRERAAEVLVALLDADPRTRPESAEVKKAIVLGLGELGDSRAIEPSIRLLADPDASVRLHAIAALKRLDPERTYQRLQERAADPTIAPDLREGIAIALQEWHR, from the coding sequence ATGTCTCCCTCTAGCGCCGACCTATTAGCGCGAGCCAACGCCGCCTCCGCCGGGGGCAATTGGTCGCAAGTGCTCGACTGTCTGCAACAATTACTGGCCAGAGACGACGAGGCGCCCGGCGATCGCCACGGCGGAACGACCGCAGCGATCGCCCTCCAATTAACCCTCGACAGTTTGGCCAACGGAGATTTTCGACAACGGTGGGAGGCGACCAAACTGCTGCCTTACTTTGGAGAAGCGGCGATCGCCCCCTTGCTGGTCTGGATCGGCGATCGGGCCGTCGATGGGGAATTGCGCTGGTTTGCAGTGCGCGCCGCGACCGACCTGCTGCGCCACCCGGTCAGTTCGCAAACGCGCACGACGACGATCGCCGCCCTGGCGAACCTGTTGGCTGCCGAAGAAGACGACGACCTCCGCGACGCCGCCACCAGCGCCCTCGCCGAACTGGGAGAAGGGGCGATCGACATCCTCGCCGAGTTGATGCAAGAGCCGCAATCCCGGCGGCTTGCGGTGCGAGCGATCGCCCAGATCCAGCACCCTCGGGTTGTCGAACCCTTACTCGCGGCGATCGCCGATCCGGACGTGGAAGTGCGCGCGATCGCCTGGGAAGCGGCGATCGCCCTCGACGATCCGCGCCTGCCTTCCCTGCTCTTGAAAGCGTTGGACGACCCCTCCGCCCGGGTGCGCCGTCAAGGGGCGATCGGTCTGGGCTTGTGGGCGGCGCGCGGTTCCCTGGACGATCGCTTACCCGAATGCGATCTCGTCCGACGGCTGCGCGATCGCCTCTGGGATTTGAATCTTGAAGTTTGCCAGCAGGCGGCGATCGCCCTGGGACGGCTCGACAGCCCCGCCGCCGCCGCCGCCTTGTCGGAACTCTTCGCGGCTGAGACGACCCCGATGCCGTTAAAACTCGCGGCAGTTCGCGCCCTCGGCTGGATGAGCGTTCCGGAAGCGGTGGATGCCTTGCAGGGCGCGATCCAACTTTGCTGTCGCGGCGGGAACGAGGGAGAGAAACTCCCGGCGGCCTTCGCGGCTGAAATTGCGGCGGTTCTGGGACGACAAAGCGAGAGCCCCTTGCGCGAGCGCGCGGCAGAGGTACTCGTCGCCCTGCTCGACGCGGATCCCCGGACGCGACCGGAGTCGGCTGAAGTGAAGAAGGCGATCGTCTTGGGGTTGGGAGAGTTGGGGGATTCCCGGGCGATCGAACCGTCGATCCGGTTGTTGGCCGATCCCGATGCCAGCGTGCGCCTCCACGCGATCGCCGCCCTCAAACGGCTCGATCCGGAACGGACTTACCAGCGCCTGCAAGAACGGGCCGCCGATCCGACGATCGCCCCGGACCTGCGCGAGGGCATCGCGATCGCCTTACAGGAATGGCACCGTTAA
- a CDS encoding FAD-dependent hydroxylase, which produces MPQPSLSSPAVPSTPSEPTATCDVAIVGAGVTGMTIACALKDSGLRVISIDAAEREAAAARTQVYALTLLTGQIFDGIGVWERILPKICTFKQIHLSDRGRLGVQFQTGDLGTEQLGYVAEHSVLLSALHEFADDRCSQLTWICPAQVQGVEYDSEGVNLHVEADGRSRTIRARVLLAADGKHSRIRGLAGIGTRGWKYWQSCITTKVRPQKGHGNIAYERFWPSGPFAILPLPGNRCNVVWTAPHAEAKALAALDDEQFLVELKKRYGEAMGEIEPIGERFVFPVQLMQSDRYVLPRLALVGDAAHCCHPVGGQGLNLGIRDAAAIAQILQEAHKNGEDLGSLKVLKRYERWRKGENLTILGFTDFLDRLFSNRWLPSVMLRQVGLWGLRHVSPLRRLALRLMTGQLGRHPQLVRR; this is translated from the coding sequence ATGCCGCAACCTTCCCTATCTTCCCCCGCCGTGCCATCGACCCCCAGCGAGCCGACCGCCACCTGCGACGTGGCGATCGTCGGCGCGGGGGTCACCGGGATGACGATCGCCTGCGCCCTCAAAGATTCTGGGTTGCGGGTGATCTCGATCGACGCCGCCGAGCGAGAAGCGGCGGCAGCTCGAACCCAAGTTTACGCCCTGACCTTACTCACCGGGCAGATTTTCGACGGAATCGGGGTCTGGGAGAGGATTTTACCGAAGATCTGCACGTTCAAACAGATCCATCTGTCCGATCGCGGACGGTTGGGGGTGCAGTTTCAAACCGGGGATTTAGGCACCGAACAGCTCGGTTACGTGGCGGAACATTCAGTGTTGCTGTCTGCCTTACACGAGTTTGCCGACGATCGCTGTTCCCAACTGACTTGGATCTGTCCGGCGCAAGTGCAAGGGGTGGAATACGACAGCGAGGGAGTTAACCTGCACGTGGAGGCGGACGGGCGTTCGCGAACCATCCGCGCTCGGGTGCTACTGGCTGCCGATGGTAAGCACTCCCGGATTCGGGGATTGGCGGGTATTGGCACCCGGGGCTGGAAGTATTGGCAATCGTGCATTACGACAAAAGTCCGACCGCAGAAAGGTCACGGGAATATTGCTTACGAGCGCTTTTGGCCGAGCGGTCCGTTTGCGATTTTGCCCTTGCCGGGGAATCGCTGCAACGTGGTTTGGACGGCTCCCCACGCCGAAGCGAAAGCCCTGGCGGCGTTGGACGACGAACAGTTTTTAGTGGAATTGAAAAAACGCTACGGCGAAGCGATGGGAGAGATCGAGCCGATCGGCGAGCGATTTGTGTTTCCAGTGCAGTTAATGCAGAGCGATCGCTACGTACTGCCGCGTCTGGCTTTAGTCGGCGATGCCGCCCACTGCTGTCATCCCGTGGGCGGCCAAGGTTTGAATTTGGGCATTCGGGATGCGGCGGCGATCGCGCAAATCCTGCAAGAGGCTCACAAAAACGGAGAAGATCTCGGTTCCCTCAAGGTCTTGAAGCGTTACGAACGATGGCGCAAGGGGGAAAATTTAACAATATTGGGATTTACCGACTTCCTCGATCGCCTCTTTTCCAATCGCTGGCTGCCCTCGGTGATGCTGCGAC